In the genome of Sardina pilchardus chromosome 14, fSarPil1.1, whole genome shotgun sequence, the window tcaacacattctctGCACCGGCAATCTGTGCACCAAGGAGAGCTATGATTACCTGAAAACACTGGCAGGGGATGTTCACATTGTCAGAGGGGACTTTGATGAGGTAGGTTTGAGAAGAGCCCCTTTTGTAGAATGTGTGTTCTGTTGAGTCATTATAATGGTAGAAAAATAGATCTCTTATTCTGTCTCAAGacttagtgtatgtgtgtagtaggTGACATTCCAAATGTATTTTAAATTCAGTATTTGAAGTACCTTTTGAATGGTTGATAGGTTAATGAAAACCAGACAGACATGGGCATAACAGTGACTAAAGACAAGGACAAATGAACGATTCCTTTCACAGAACCTGAATTACCCTGAACAAAAGGTGGTGACGGTGGGACAGTTCAAAATTGGCCTGATCCACGGGCACCAGGTGATTCCCTGGGGCGACATGGCCAGCCTGGCGCTACTGCAGAGGCAGTTGGACGTGGACATTCTCATCTCtgggcacacacataaatttGAGGCCTTTGAGAATGAGAATAAGTTTTACATCAACCCAGGGTCAGCCACAGGGGCCTACAATGCACTGGAAAGGTAAAGAGCAAAACATCTGTTGGGTGTATTGGAGAGATGTTGTGTGCTTCTCACCATAACAGCTAAGCTTACAGGATTTTTTACATATTATATGTTATTCTTAGGTAGTTAGAAACAGTGGAGATAATAGCCTTACGGAAAGTTCATAATGAACTCATCCAAGGAAAACATGATATTTCTGCTTTCCTGCCAACACCAACATCAGGCACATTTACACTGGTGTCAAAACCTCACAGAAACAAGAGAGTTTGCCATGTTTAATTCAACATACGCGCAAAGTCTTGAGTTCTTCTGTGTCGTCTGCCCACAGCAACATTATACCGTCTTTCGTCCTGATGGACATCCAGGCGTCCACAGTTGTCACGTACGTGTACCAGCTCATCGGCGACGACGTCAAAGTGGAGAGGATCGAGTACAAGAAATCATAAACGTGGCCGTGCCGCAAGGGTACCAGCCTTCAGCGGGGAGAGCCAGAGGTGCCAGCATCCAGAATGCTCGTCAGTCCATTCCTTTCTACCTGCAGCTCCACAACATCGCAACACTGTCAGTTCTGTACTATAAATATTCACCATTTGGTCGAGAAAAGAAATGTAATATACTGTTTATATATGTGAAAGTCGACAGCGCTCGCTTGCATTTCGTCTTGCCAACTGACGGCTGTAGAGGATGCAATAACGGCAGGTTAATTGCATTATGTCTTTAAGGATGTACTGTGGTGCcactttttgtatttttagtTCTTTACATATTATTTCTATGTCTTGTCAATAACTTGGGCTTTCAGATATTAGGCCttcctcccactcacacacccccttCTTCTTTGTAAAATCATGTGCCCCTATAATAAATCTACAGACATCAATAAACGTTTGAATTATTTTTACTATAAGAGTTAAATAATGCACAAGTGTGCACAATTTCGCATGCAAATTGAAATTCTGTGAAAATGTGTTGGATGCAAGTAAGGCATTCTTAAATTAGACTTCACAGTAGATGTGGTCCATCTCAAAGAAAACGATCTTCATCGTCTTCCATTGATAAGGCTTTGATCAGTTCATCCAGCGAGTCGTCATCATCTGTGTCATCAGGCTTGCTAAGACTAGCTCCTGTTGAATATAAAAAGAGCCTGTCTCCTCAAAGTCTGCAGCAAATCCTGCTGTTGAGAattagacatgaaacttaaGCCTGACCACCATAGACTGTTATTACTCTCATTTTAAACTCATTTAAACAGCAGTGTGATGCTAAAGAAGGAGTGCACATAGACCACAGAGGGGCGTTTtcacataaatccattttttatgaGGTTACCTTTTGTAGTTGAGATGTTTGTTTGATCACCAGATACCGTTGATTTCCTAGTTGCTCCTTTCTTGGAGTGAACATTTTTAGCTGCTGTCCTGTGGAACAAAAGACTCCCTCAGCCTTTTACGCATGTAATGAT includes:
- the vps29 gene encoding vacuolar protein sorting-associated protein 29 codes for the protein MLVLVLGDLHIPHRCNTLPAKFKKLLVPGKIQHILCTGNLCTKESYDYLKTLAGDVHIVRGDFDENLNYPEQKVVTVGQFKIGLIHGHQVIPWGDMASLALLQRQLDVDILISGHTHKFEAFENENKFYINPGSATGAYNALESNIIPSFVLMDIQASTVVTYVYQLIGDDVKVERIEYKKS